The genome window TTCGGTCACCGAGATAAAGCGTTGCTGGAGTGCCTGCGGGGAGCCCAGCAAGTGCAACAGGGGGGTGGTTAAGGGACTGAAGAGTCCATCCAGAAAACGGGCAAGCGGGGTAAAACGGATTGTCCATTCTTCGGCATGCTCCAGCACGCCTCCCTCCACCAGGTGTTCCAGGAACAGTACGATCAACCCAATCAGGACAAGACCCAACAACCAGAGTTCCATTCTTGCCTGAGGGAAGAGGTTTTGCATGAGCATCAAGCCGAGAAAAATGATAAACAGATGTGTCCAGAAAAGCATTACCCGCACAGTGGTGCGCAGGCGGGGCTTTTGCAGGACCGCAATGCTATCCCGTACCTTCTCGGGGCGTTCTTCACCCATTTCCATTAAAGAAGGCAGGCGGGCATTGATCACACTTCCTCGCACTGCCGAAAAAAGCAGATCCAGAAGAATGGCCCCAATGAGAAAGGCAACCAGAACTGAAACCATCATTCGCTCTGAGGCGTCCTCTCTTGTGAGGTTTTCTTGAAGGGACGGGCAGGTACACCTACTACGGTTTCGTCGTCAGGCACATCGTGTGTGACCACTGACCCTGCACCAGTGCGGGCGCGCGCTCCAATCTTCACCGGCGCCACCAGCATGGTGTCTGACCCGATAAAGGCATCTTCACCGATTTCGGTGCGGTGCTTGTTCTTGCCGTCAAAGTTGCAGGTGATTGTGCCTGCGCCAATGTTGGTGTGCGCACCGATGATAGCATCGCCGATGTAGGAAAAATGCCCCATGTGTACACCTGGTCCCAGGTAAGAGGCTTTGACCTCGCCAAAATTGCCCATTTTGACGCCCTTGGCAAGATGGGCTTTGGGACGCAGGTGACAGAAAGGTCCCATGCGTATATCGTCTTCTAGCAGAGAACTTTCGATGACCGATGCCAGGACGGTGCAGTGGTTTCCTATCTGGCTGTCTTCAATAATGGTATCCGGTCCAAGCACGCAGTTTTCGCCAATGCTGGTCTTTCCACGCAGGTAGGTGTTGGGGTAGATGACCGTATCCATGCCAATCGTGACGTCGGCTTCGATGTAAGTAGAAGCAGGATCAATAATAGTCACCCCGGCTTCCATCCAGTGGCGGGCAATGCGCTTGCGTAACACGGCTTCGGCTTCCGCAAGGTGCACGCGGGTGTTGATGCCCAGGGCTTCTTCAGGGTCTTTCAGACAAACGGCTTGTACCTCCAACCCTTCGGAAACGGCAATCTCTACCAGATCGGTCAGGTAGTATTCCCCTTTGGGTGACCGCTGAATCTTGCGCAGGGCGTCCCACAGCCATTCGTTGCGGATGCAGTAGACGCCAGTGTTTAACTCTCGAATGGCGCGCTGTTCCGGGGTTGCTACCGCTTCCTCGACGATGGCGGTTACGCGTCCCTCCTCGTCCCGGATGATGCGCCCAAAGCCGTGTGGGTCTTCCATTTCCACGGTGAGCAGGGAGAGCGGTCCGCGATTGTTTTTCTGCACCTCAATCAGGGCGCGCAGGGTCTCCGGGCGCAACAGGGGCATATCCCCGTAGGTAATCAACACCAGATCGCTTTGTCCACGTGCCAGGGCTTCGGCAGACATGACGGCATGACCGGTGCCCAACTGTTCTTCCTGTAATGCGGTGCGAACCGATTCGTCCAGCGCGGCGCGCACCTGGTCTGCCTGATGCCCGATGACCACGATGGGAGGAACATCAGCAACCTGCTGAACGATGCGCAGTGCATGCTGAATTAACGGGCGTCCTGCCAGCGGGTGCAGGACTTTCGGCAGGCGTGAGCGCATCCGTACCCCTTGACCCGCGGCGAGAATAACAGGTAAAACTTTCATGCGTTTTCCATCTCCATGACCAGAGAGTATTTCACCCTCACCCGAAGATGTGGCGGTGAGGGTGCCTCTTCATTAAATTATAATCCGGTTTTCCTGAAGACGATTGCAGGAAAAACCGGAGGGGTAAGAAAACGTGCTGGGGCGCCTGGATTCGAACCAAGATCCACAGATCCAAAGTCTGGTGTGCTGCCATTGCACCACGCCCCAATTGCAGGCTTGATTTTACCCGTTTTTTCGGGGATTGACAATGAAAATCCCCCAATTTCGTTAAAGTTACTGCAGGC of Anaerolinea thermophila UNI-1 contains these proteins:
- the glmU gene encoding bifunctional UDP-N-acetylglucosamine diphosphorylase/glucosamine-1-phosphate N-acetyltransferase GlmU — translated: MKVLPVILAAGQGVRMRSRLPKVLHPLAGRPLIQHALRIVQQVADVPPIVVIGHQADQVRAALDESVRTALQEEQLGTGHAVMSAEALARGQSDLVLITYGDMPLLRPETLRALIEVQKNNRGPLSLLTVEMEDPHGFGRIIRDEEGRVTAIVEEAVATPEQRAIRELNTGVYCIRNEWLWDALRKIQRSPKGEYYLTDLVEIAVSEGLEVQAVCLKDPEEALGINTRVHLAEAEAVLRKRIARHWMEAGVTIIDPASTYIEADVTIGMDTVIYPNTYLRGKTSIGENCVLGPDTIIEDSQIGNHCTVLASVIESSLLEDDIRMGPFCHLRPKAHLAKGVKMGNFGEVKASYLGPGVHMGHFSYIGDAIIGAHTNIGAGTITCNFDGKNKHRTEIGEDAFIGSDTMLVAPVKIGARARTGAGSVVTHDVPDDETVVGVPARPFKKTSQERTPQSE